The following coding sequences are from one Nitrospirota bacterium window:
- a CDS encoding cytochrome c3 family protein: MKRLFPITLIVLIVFNGILSAQEETGPNLEMSQQTVTDSTNIHYTGKYCSECHEKEPQKGRGKFLKFNGDFTPLCKCHGYTTETYIHPIDIVPSEEKKARMPINYPLRNGKMTCVTCHDIYLQCQDNQKLKQVNKRFLRDAPYRKRTDLCIKCHDEKKYKMLNPHNQLNANGEIIVEKCLFCHEEKPDEKHATFKDVKLIGDLVMLCQRCHGERRDHPARADHIRKPSAETIEIMKAGEKQFNISLPLDQDGKIFCATCHNPHEKGVIPAELAGAKGGSEKFRHRLPGQMCRACHQK, translated from the coding sequence ATGAAGCGGCTATTCCCTATAACACTTATAGTGCTGATTGTCTTTAACGGGATATTATCAGCACAAGAGGAAACAGGGCCTAACTTGGAGATGTCTCAGCAGACAGTAACTGATTCCACAAACATTCATTATACCGGCAAATATTGTTCAGAATGCCATGAAAAAGAGCCTCAAAAAGGCAGGGGCAAGTTTCTAAAATTCAACGGCGACTTCACCCCCCTGTGCAAGTGCCATGGATACACCACCGAGACATATATCCATCCCATTGACATAGTGCCTTCTGAAGAAAAAAAGGCCCGTATGCCCATTAATTACCCGCTTAGAAACGGAAAGATGACCTGCGTTACATGTCATGACATTTACCTGCAGTGTCAGGATAACCAGAAGCTGAAACAGGTAAACAAAAGATTTTTAAGGGATGCCCCTTACAGAAAACGCACGGACTTATGCATTAAGTGCCATGATGAAAAAAAATATAAGATGCTCAACCCACACAACCAGCTCAATGCCAACGGTGAAATCATAGTGGAGAAATGCCTGTTCTGCCACGAGGAAAAACCTGATGAAAAACATGCTACTTTCAAAGACGTTAAACTTATCGGGGACCTTGTAATGCTCTGCCAGCGATGCCATGGTGAACGCCGCGACCATCCGGCGCGTGCCGACCATATACGTAAACCCTCGGCAGAAACAATAGAAATAATGAAAGCCGGTGAAAAGCAATTTAATATATCGCTTCCGCTTGATCAAGATGGAAAGATTTTCTGTGCTACATGCCATAACCCGCATGAAAAAGGCGTAATTCCGGCTGAATTGGCCGGCGCAAAAGGGGGAAGTGAAAAGTTCAGACATCGTCTTCCCGGGCAGATGTGCCGTGCATGTCATCAAAAATAA